In Cryptomeria japonica chromosome 10, Sugi_1.0, whole genome shotgun sequence, a genomic segment contains:
- the LOC131076145 gene encoding cytochrome P450 94A2 — translation MDGSQPFFALVVFIVCYFLLSSLKGKTANRSYKGPAIYPIVGSAYEIATNRNRFLEWLTETLQKMPTKTFVTKRPGGTMDVCTADPANVEYMLITNFENYPKGERFTFLLHDFLGRGFFNADGELWKMQRKTASYEFNTKSLRSFVVETVQWEIRNRLVPVLSSASKTGRSLDLQDVLQRFGFDNICRVAFGVDTACLLPSMPTSPFAEAFHDATDLSAGRFMYAVPFLWRVKRMLNIGSEKRLRRALKVVDEFASEVVSSRRKQISVECLERNDLLSRFIAVLIDNSNRFDKEVYFEDDKKLSGTIDTFLKEMVVSFFLAGRDSTSVALTWFFWLLTCYPRVEESIHSEILQILAKRLQPTTADEEGISFSFEEFKDMQYLHAALCESMRLYPPVPVDTKYVSRDDVLPDGTCVKKGWNLSYSSYAMGRMENIWGSDCLQFKPERWLENGEFVGENPCKFPVFHAGPRVCLGKEMAFIQMKSVVASIMHGFRIKVADGIRCPDYVLSLTMRMRGGLPVTVACR, via the coding sequence ATGGATGGCAGCCAGCCTTTTTTTGCTCTTGTTGTGTTTATAGTTTGCTATTTTCTTCTGTCTTCTCTGAAAGGGAAAACTGCGAACAGGTCCTACAAGGGTCCTGCTATTTATCCCATAGTAGGCTCAGCCTACGAGATCGCTACAAATCGCAATAGGTTTCTGGAATGGCTAACAGAAACACTCCAAAAAATGCCAACGAAAACCTTTGTGACCAAACGACCCGGTGGAACTATGGATGTCTGTACTGCAGATCCTGCAAACGTGGAGTATATGCTCATAACCAACTTCGAAAACTATCCGAAAGGAGAACGTTTCACCTTTCTTCTCCATGATTTCTTGGGTCGAGGCTTCTTCAATGCCGATGGAGAGCTGTGGAAGATGCAGAGGAAGACCGCCAGCTATGAGTTCAATACCAAGTCTCTCAGAAGCTTCGTGGTGGAGACTGTGCAGTGGGAGATTCGGAACCGGTTGGTGCCAGTGCTGTCAAGCGCATCTAAAACAGGCAGGTCTTTAGATTTGCAAGATGTTTTGCAAAGGTTTGGATTTGACAATATCTGCAGGGTTGCTTTTGGGGTGGATACCGCCTGCCTACTCCCCTCAATGCCCACTTCACCATTTGCCGAAGCTTTTCACGATGCCACAGATCTTAGCGCCGGGAGGTTCATGTATGCTGTTCCCTTTCTCTGGAGAGTCAAGCGCATGCTTAACATCGGCTCTGAAAAGCGCCTACGCAGAGCACTCAAAGTAGTCGATGAATTTGCTTCGGAAGTGGTAAGTTCTAGAAGGAAGCAGATCTCAGTGGAATGCCTTGAAAGAAATGATCTGCTTTCAAGGTTCATAGCAGTTCTCATAGATAATTCAAATCGGTTCGACAAGGAGGTTTATTTCGAAGATGATAAAAAATTGAGTGGTACGATAGATACTTTTTTGAAGGAAATGGTGGTGAGCTTTTTTTTGGCAGGCAGGGATAGTACTTCCGTTGCTCTAACATGGTTTTTCTGGCTGCTGACTTGTTACCCAAGGGTGGAGGAAAGCATTCACTCTGAAATCTTACAGATCTTGGCTAAGAGATTGCAGCCCACAACAGCTGATGAAGAAGGGATTAGTTTCagttttgaagaatttaaggataTGCAATATCTGCATGCTGCTCTGTGCGAGTCAATGAGACTTTACCCTCCTGTGCCTGTGGATACTAAATATGTCTCCAGAGATGATGTTTTACCAGATGGGACTTGTGTGAAGAAAGGATGGAATTTGAGTTACAGTAGTTATGCGATGGGCAGGATGGAAAATATTTGGGGTAGTGATTGTTTGCAGTTCAAGCCTGAGAGATGGTTAGAAAACGGGGAATTTGTGGGAGAAAACCCGTGTAAGTTTCCAGTATTTCATGCTGGGCCTCGAGTATGTCTGGGTAAAGAGATGGCATTCATACAGATGAAATCAGTGGTGGCTTCTATCATGCATGGATTCAGAATTAAGGTAGCAGATGGGATTAGGTGTCCCGACTATGTGCTTTCTCTGACAATGCGCATGAGAGGAGGGCTACCTGTTACAGTAGCATGTCGCTGA